The DNA region TATGCAGGCTCAAGTTTCCCTTTTTTGTAATCAGTATTTCCACTAAAGTGGGTAAATAATGGAAAAGCTTCCATTGACTGACAAAGATCTTTCAATGGTTGGCACAAAGATCTCTCTAGGATCTCTTATAGACATACAAATCTATtaaatttgattatatatttaaCAGGAAGAAGATAATCAAGAAAATGAGTTTTTCCAAGATGACCTGGAAGAGTTCATCGAAATAAACGAAGACATGGTAGGTATAGAAGTGGAGTGAGtaagtttattttaatattttaactcattcactgCGATTTCATATTGGActagtctagtctttgatttaaaaGAGCTCAATgtttcttcaggggtgaataagttataGGGATGATCAAGTACGCTAAGATTTATTTATAACTAACATATGCTCCCAATTTACAGAGGGAAAActttatataccatatatatgcACTTCATGTGAATGTTTTGCGTTGCAGGTGGAAGTAGACGGCATTCATTCCAAAGAAGAACCTGATTTAGAAGGTAAAGCTAAACTTAGATGTCGGTACTTATTTGTTGATTCTGATGTGAATTGGTTTTAATAGTTTGAAACTATAATACAATTACTGGTGAAAGGAAATGTGGAATGTAAACTTGGTCAATTTATAAAAAGTACAAAGTCTCAGAACaagaacaaaatatcaatatcaaaatggtACAGGAGATGGTGAATTCAATTGTtagatttaaattttgaaagtgTGAATACTTCTAGTGCAGGACTGCCAATATCCATTGATTTTAGGGCAGTGAAAATCAgctaaagttgaaaatgtttgttaaaaaaataaaattaaaatttagatATGAAATTGAATACTATTGTTTAATACACATATACCTAAATTATTTCTGATAACATAAATTTATTAACTGATGTTCTTGTTCTGAGCTGTTGTGCTGATTAAGTTTACATCCCACATCAAACGAAGTGATAATGTGCTTGATTTATCTTCTGGAAACTTCTAATGACCAAATTTTTCGGAAACCCTTTTATCAAACAAAGAGAAATATACAAGGACTGATCGTTTTGACATCATAATAGTTTAGTAAATGTTCCGATACATTATGCCTAAAGATAGATTTATTAAAGCACATTATACAATTTCTTTTGTTGTTGAAATTTTCACAAATCTCTATCCTTTGATAGACATCTATCGCTTTGATAGAAATTAACAGCAAACTTCAATGCTTTCCCAATCCCCTACTGGAATGGTCGTAGAGGTAACAGGAGCTAAAAAAGACCTGTAGATGACGCCTTGGAGAATAATCCTTTTGTGAGATGGTATTTGTAGCTGCCTGCAAGCGCCTCATGAAATGAGATGACGAAAACTTTGCCAAGTTTTCCTACTGATTACTGGATGAGGACGAACGCTGATGAAGTTGTCCAGTATTTGCAGCTTGAGTTTATTCATCAAATGTTGTTTGGGAATCTATCCActtatttattgaataatttcTTAACTTTATTGATATTCATACATTTAGCTTAATCTCTTCTATTGATGACGTAAAGAAAGATGAGTCGTATTTGATATTATGATGCTTTTGATGATGTGCTGTATTATGTCGTGATTTGAATTTCTCTAGCACATGTTGACACAGCTCCGTGTAATGTTGATGATGCTGGTGCAGACAATGACGACCAAGCGAAGGACAAAGCAACAGCAGACGTCACAGACAATGCGGTTACCAATTCTACTGAAGCAACTGTTAGTGAAGTGAAAGAAGTTGAAAACCTTATCGAGGAGACAACACCTCAGCAGGTTGATAAAACTAAGAACACAGCTGAAGTGAACATAGCTGAAACTTCAGAAGACATTGCAGAAGAAAGTGACGTTCTGCAGGTAGAAGATCCTCAGAATGACTTAGACGCTGATCTTCTCACCTCCCAGAAGGAGTCAATAAGTGTTTCTGCCGATCAGGAAGGAGAGAAGGGTAACAGTGAGATGGAGACAAGTGGTAGTGACGAGAAGAAACAGTCCACGGAAGAAAGTGATCCTGTAAATAGTGCTACATCACAAGACAATACTGCCGCACCCTCAAACAAAACCGACTCTAGTAACGATAAAGAAGCGAAGAAAGAAGACAACAACAAATCTCAGTCCGATTCCAAGAGGTCGGTTTGGTTTGTATTCCACCATTTCTTGTTGCTGTTAGTATGTCAAGCTTTGGtatatttgcatttaaaattttgtgtaattttatgttttatttcaggCGTGGTagttaaacaatttaatttcttcCAAATTTCTGAATTCATGAGATTTCCACTCATCTGATTTACAATAGGAGACTTTGTGTCACTTTTAATCATGATGCATTGTGccctgaaatttcaaatcttGTTGTGTAAGTGTGGAAAACAAATTCTGATTCCAGTAAAACAATTTCTAAACCTCACTCCAACACAACACATTCTACCTATTTTCTTAGATGAAAACATCATTCAAGAAGGCATGTTCTACATATAAAtccaatattttaattcaagaaaTCATGAAATCTTAACCAAATTTGAACTAAAAATTTTTCTACAATTCATTCAACGATACTTAATACCACAATTACATATACCGCCTGTAATACTTCgctttaaaacatattattttttcaatatctgTCCATGATCTTCAGTTTGATTCCAAACCATCTCTTGTCTGATGTCTTGTGTTATGCTGATTGTACTAATATAAACTGAGTTAATTACAGTATTATAATTTCACTTCTAACTTTCAAGAATCCTACTTTAATTCTTCTCTCCTTTATTCAATGCTAACTAACAGAAATAGAACTGATAACACTGTAGAATAAATGTGTGTCCATGTGTGTTGTGTGTCTTTGGATCAGAGGGCATATATGATTGAATTAAACCACTTTACTGATTTTCTTCCTTGTTTTGTTCCAGTTCAAAGCCGTCAGAAAACAAGACCACTGGAAAAGTTACTGGTGAGTTATTTCTGCTTTCTTGTTTTGTACTACCACATATGACCCAAAACGCACCCAGTTGAAAAGATAAGGAAGCTCTTAATAGAACCAAATATGTACTAGTCTTTCATACATTTATTGAGCAGTAAGCCATCAATCAATATGCAAAAGAATTCAAGATACAtgttttcagtctgcatttaattcaagGTCAGTAAAAATTATGCCTCAAAAAGGGgtacttatagggatggggggGCACTTATTTGGTCAAACAAATATGGTGTAAATTCTTTGTTTCATTGAATTATTAAAGCTTAATTATCTCCAATATTTTGTATAGGATTTGGTGATTAATGGATGAGAGAATGTCTGAAAAACTAAGTATCtgaatgtgtttttatatcaagaactataataaaacatttttgtgatTTCAGAGACACGGAATCTATGGGTGAGTGGCCTACCACCTACAACAAAGGCAGCTGACCTCAAGACATTATTCAGCAAACATGGAAAGGTGAGCTTGAGTCAATAGATTTATATATCTCTTAATGATAATCAGTTCTACAACATTTTATCGTTAAGGTAGCTTCAACCCTGGAAATTCTGGTTTCCATAATTCAGATTTTATTGCATGAAAACTTCTATCAAAGGTCAATTAAAGTGTAGTTGGTATATGAAAGGGTAATCCAGTAAAATGTCTTCCAAATGGAACTATGTGAGATGTGCATGCAGGTTTTCTTTTCAGCGAAATTTTGGTCAACCAGGTTTTGTGAAATGGTAAATAACTCATGAGCTTTTGAAGCAATTTCGTTTTCAAACTTTGGTCAATTCTTGTAACGTATGGATGCCTATAATTTAACACATCACATGCTTTAATAACAGTTGCCATTGGAacatttggttgccatggtctGAAATAAGGAGTAGCGAGATGAGTATTAATTTGCCATAGAGGTACGATTCTTGTTTGCCtggttacaattttattgttgtcatttcttcagGTGATGGTGACCAAAGTTCTGGCTAGCTCCAAAGTCTGTGGCGCCAAGTGTTACGGTTTTGTGACCATGTCAACATCAAAGGAAGCTTCAGACTGTGTGACACATCTGAATGGGATAAAAATGCAGGGGAAACATGTCATACAAGTGGTAAGTGATTCAGCTTTGAAAAATAATACGCTGTTAGCTGTGGGATACATAAAAGCTACCTTGGGCGAAATGACCTTAATATAATACATAAGTAGGGTTCTACTGAATTTAAAACTGGTTCAGACCCCCAAAATCCACTTCAAGTAGTGTTTCAGTTGAATTAGTTTACATAGGTATTAATTCATTCACTTCTAAAATTTCAGAATGgactttgatttagaagggTTTAAATGTATCTTATCAAGTGAATGAGTTATTACAAAAAGTCTTCAGAAAGATTGTCATCGTGTGAAGTTCTAATTCTAGGTCACCTACGAatagtaaaatgaaaatatgtttctGATCAGATTAGGATTTTGTAGATTCAGTATACGTAAAGCTCAGATCATCTATGGATGTTATATTTCCTGTTTATCATTAGTCTTTTAAATGACAATAATTGAATGATTATAGACCTAAATTAAGTAAAcggttgccaggtactgacctcaggttggtggtttttctccgggtacccCGGTtgcctccaccaacaaacctggaaagtccttacataaccctggctgttaatatgacaaaCTAACTAAACCCAAACCCAGTTAATAAAACAGCATTTTAATAAACCTCTTGAACATGTTTAATTCTTAATGTTTCTTGCTATATTTCAAACAACTTTCTTTTCAGACTAAGAAAGAACCTAAAAAGAACAACACAAGAAAGTCTGATGATAAAAACACAGGTAATTGTCAAAAAACAACTATTCTTGAACTAATTAGATACGAACAATTCACGTACCACGGATACCCGATAAAGTTTTTGCAGGAATATTGTTTCCATTGgtaatgaaatgacgtcaaaagatgatgtCCCGCGTAAATTTATATCAGCGGAAAATAGTTACATTTCATCACCATTGGAGATACTAGTCCTACACAAACGTTTttgggtatcacatggtacggGACTTATTCCCATTGACTCTGATGAATCTATTAAAACTGCAGTGTATGCAAGGACAGACAAAATGTATTGTCATGATTTAAATATGCATTAGCAATATTTTGAtgcagtataacttgtctaaactgaACCCTGTGTAAACTGGAAACTTGTCTATACCCATTAATTAGTTTGGTCCTGGTAAATTTCTTAATAAACTATAGTACACAAAACCTGCATAATCCGGAAACTCTCTACTCTGAAAACCGGAACTGTCTAGGCAATGTTACTAtacctttctttgtaaaattaacttgggcaaaccggcagcaatgttttcacaacatgggaCTGATCATGAGGCATCTAAGGggatttacctgtaccggtATACAAAGGGCTAGATAGTGACAACTTTTCCCTTTTCATTGgacagttttgttacatgtactttgcatttgtgaatacttttcaaggtcaattctaacaataaaacatacacataacttcTGAGAGTTCATTTGAATGTAGCGCACCGAGAGAAATggattgtacatgtacacctcagaAACCAAGAAAACCTAGGATAGAATTCTGTGTTctaccatgtacatatgtgagaataaatgtttgtgctgtaataaaaaaaattcttctgatGATTTCCATGTGAACATATTATGATAAGGTTACCGAACAAATAGACTGGTCCCGTTCACATCCGAtattagacaagttatactgtagtTTAAAACTTAATGTTTACTTTGCTTGCaatcaaaataacatttaatgcTGTTTTCAAGTCACCTATAAATTTTTGTAATTTGGCACTAATTTTTGAGAATGTAGATAGATATTATTTATTTCCTTCTACAGATAAAAAGACTGAGAGTGGGGATAAGAAAGAACAAGACAAGAGAAAGATAACTGAACGAAGATCTTACAGGCCTAGATCGACCCATGACAGCTCACGGAGAAGTTCAGGTAACTAATATATAAAGTCAAATTTAAGTTTGCTAGCTCAACCCTAGACAACTCACAGAGAAATTCAGGTAACTTCAGTTAGTTGTTTGAAATTCAGGTTTTGCTGGCAGGCCTAGATCAACCCATAACAGCTAATGGAGAAGTTCAAGTTATTTAGATCTGCTGTTTGGAATTCAGGTTTGCTAGCTTAACCAATGACAGTTCACAAAGAAATTCAAGTAACTTGATTTAGTCAGCTGTTTGAAATTCGCTTTGCTTactattgtgacattatctttatatataggtATTTCAGTCTCATAGTTCATTAGCTAGCATTTGTAGCTGTGCGGATGAGTGTTGGTATCTGTGTCGTAGTTAACCAATATCAAGTGCGACCTGGTCTCAGATGGGTGACAGCTCTGTTGGTTTATGCCCCTTCCCCTGCCATGTTACAATAGCTAGTTATTCATTAAGAATCGAATTTGAAATAGGTCTGCTCATTTAGAGGTTATACTTTGATGATAGGACAAATGGGAAAACAACTTATGGAAAatcaacagttttataaaagaaggaaaaataataatgtactgatatacaaacataaacatTGATTATCCTTCATGTTCTTTGAAGGTGACAGGAGCCGGTCGAACAGAGACAGGTCTGGTCATAGAGTATCGTCCAGTGGGAGGCCAAGTACATCGCACTATAGTCGCTCCAGTTATTCCTCAAGGTATCGATCGTCTCGCACTCACTCATCCTCGCACCATCGACCCTCCAGCTCTCGAGACAAGTCACGCAAATCAACAGAGAAGAAGGAAAGTGACAAGAAAGCCCCCAGCACTAAAACTGAAAAGGATAAACCTGAGGAGGCAAGCACTGCAGAGAAATCAGAGAAGGAAGGTGAGACTGTGGAAGGTGCAGCGAAGGAAAGTACGGAGGCTGAAGGTACAGAGGAGAAAACTGAAACGGAGGCAGCAGCTGAGGGAACAGAAAAGAAAAGTGATGAGGAGAAATCCACTTCAGAGTCTAAAAGTTCAGACAAGAAGAAAATTGTACCATTTCATAGAATGAAGGTATGTTATATGTATTCTTTCAATTAATTTCTGTGCACCTATCAAGACATCAGCGATATAGTATTACCTATTCCTTGCCATACTGTTCAAATTATGTATAGAGGTAGGGGTAGATATGTCAAactgatgtttttattttattttaattatgctTTTTGGTTATAGGTTATGATGACATCTTGattatttctcttttttttcgAGCTCATACATTGTCCATAATCTTGAATATGAACATACATGACTATAAAACCCAAATTGAAATCACCTTGAAATAATTATCATGCATAGAAtctaaaaaataaagaatataagATGGTTTACATTATCCTTAAGTAGAAAGAGTACAAAACATGTGTGGAAAGTAATATTCTTTTATTCAATAGATCcgatatgaaaaatataaattcataaaatatcaaaggtAATAGATACATATTGATAGAACAAGTGTgtattctttattaaaacaggaagaaaaaataaaagaatggGAAAAGCTTAAGAAAAGAAAGTCAATACAAGAAGATCTTAAGAGGAAAGAGATCTATCAGGAGAAGAAACGACAAAAAGACATTCACATCAGACAAAGAATGGAATCACTGAAATTATCAAGGGAGCGAGAAAAGCTTAGGTAAGATTGTCAGATGTTATATAACGGAACTATGATGAGAAACAATTTAGAAATTTTTTTTCACCAAATTTACCATGAAATGTTAAGAGGGATGTATTTAGAATTTGTTTTAGTTAAACACAAACACAGATGATGAGAAAATGGGTGCTATGTAATGTTATTATCTTTCAAATTTTTCGATTTTCTAAAAACAACATCCGTATGGCTTCTGCAAAGTTTAAATATAAGTCTTGAAAAAAACAAGTCCTACTCAATTTCTGTATTAGATTGGGAGCTCTCTTTGATTTAACAAAAGATTTCTGTCTCCTGATAATCCTAGCTAGTCTATCTAAATatcttttataaaatgaaaatacaattttGACCTTGACTATCCAGGAGAGAGAGGCAGCGGTTGGAAAGAGAGAGACTTGCAGCGCAGAGACGAGAATTTTTACGTTTGGAACAGCTAGAAAGGGACAAACAGGACAGAGAAAGGACAGAAAGGCTGCGACTAGAACGACTACggtatattattatttcaagtGTTTGTCATATGTT from Argopecten irradians isolate NY chromosome 5, Ai_NY, whole genome shotgun sequence includes:
- the LOC138324022 gene encoding SAFB-like transcription modulator isoform X2, with amino-acid sequence MADEDLQMDDLEVVDTTSPEAPEGEAGNGADEDSLLDLMYGDMEVVDQVTADPAQEEDNQENEFFQDDLEEFIEINEDMVEVDGIHSKEEPDLEAHVDTAPCNVDDAGADNDDQAKDKATADVTDNAVTNSTEATVSEVKEVENLIEETTPQQVDKTKNTAEVNIAETSEDIAEESDVLQVEDPQNDLDADLLTSQKESISVSADQEGEKGNSEMETSGSDEKKQSTEESDPVNSATSQDNTAAPSNKTDSSNDKEAKKEDNNKSQSDSKSSKPSENKTTGKVTETRNLWVSGLPPTTKAADLKTLFSKHGKVMVTKVLASSKVCGAKCYGFVTMSTSKEASDCVTHLNGIKMQGKHVIQVTKKEPKKNNTRKSDDKNTDKKTESGDKKEQDKRKITERRSYRPRSTHDSSRRSSGDRSRSNRDRSGHRVSSSGRPSTSHYSRSSYSSRYRSSRTHSSSHHRPSSSRDKSRKSTEKKESDKKAPSTKTEKDKPEEASTAEKSEKEGETVEGAAKESTEAEGTEEKTETEAAAEGTEKKSDEEKSTSESKSSDKKKIVPFHRMKEEKIKEWEKLKKRKSIQEDLKRKEIYQEKKRQKDIHIRQRMESLKLSREREKLRRERQRLERERLAAQRREFLRLEQLERDKQDRERTERLRLERLRLEEERDRRALKRMFERSIEDDWLDNKRSLMSTDSFQRDRYRDVDARDIRPTRYDDTRLERDAFDNRRTDRFNRKEFSRADVRDRDAPRGLRDDRNDDRFDRFNDRTRDNVRGRDADSTRYREGERGRDMDRRPQRNTFDNRGDRKMDRGAVPAARNVSHQSSHWGSGAQSSSGLSSNMGTGGYVSNMQQSNVMVGGQRVIAGQHGSLQMNTHMGMNHNMRRY
- the LOC138324022 gene encoding SAFB-like transcription modulator isoform X3, with product MADEDLQMDDLEVVDTTSPEAPEGEAGNGADEDSLLDLMYGDMEVVDQVTADPAQEEDNQENEFFQDDLEEFIEINEDMVEVDGIHSKEEPDLEAHVDTAPCNVDDAGADNDDQAKDKATADVTDNAVTNSTEATVSEVKEVENLIEETTPQQVDKTKNTAEVNIAETSEDIAEESDVLQVEDPQNDLDADLLTSQKESISVSADQEGEKGNSEMETSGSDEKKQSTEESDPVNSATSQDNTAAPSNKTDSSNDKEAKKEDNNKSQSDSKRSVCSKPSENKTTGKVTETRNLWVSGLPPTTKAADLKTLFSKHGKVMVTKVLASSKVCGAKCYGFVTMSTSKEASDCVTHLNGIKMQGKHVIQVTKKEPKKNNTRKSDDKNTDKKTESGDKKEQDKRKITERRSYRPRSTHDSSRRSSGDRSRSNRDRSGHRVSSSGRPSTSHYSRSSYSSRYRSSRTHSSSHHRPSSSRDKSRKSTEKKESDKKAPSTKTEKDKPEEASTAEKSEKEGETVEGAAKESTEAEGTEEKTETEAAAEGTEKKSDEEKSTSESKSSDKKKIVPFHRMKEEKIKEWEKLKKRKSIQEDLKRKEIYQEKKRQKDIHIRQRMESLKLSREREKLRRERQRLERERLAAQRREFLRLEQLERDKQDRERTERLRLERLRLEEERDRRALKRMFERSIEDDWLDNKRSLMSTDSFQRDRYRDVDARDIRPTRYDDTRLERDAFDNRRTDRFNRKEFSRADVRDRDAPRGLRDDRNDDRFDRFNDRTRDNVRGRDADSTRYREGERGRDMDRRPQRNTFDNRGDRKMDRGAVPAARNVSHQSSHWGSGAQSSSGLSSNMGTGGYVSNMQQSNVMVGGQRVIAGQHGSLQMNTHMGMNHNMRRY